A single region of the Leptothrix cholodnii SP-6 genome encodes:
- a CDS encoding putative baseplate assembly protein produces the protein MPIRPPSLDDRRFDDLVDDLIARIPAHTPEWTNPRLGDPGRTLIELFAWLGDALLYRANLIPERQRLVFLQLLGMGLKPALPARGIVGLAFAQEKELGAHILAPFGRIKATPAFETLAEITVLPISGEAYVKRRLPSAELARRSDLLHGLVRIHQLSAAPKAYTTTQVYADGRAAAEGVDVFGQSADRALWIALLAPPAGNPEDQPATNEAVKSAIGGGDSGLPALLSVGVVPAIKPLQPFEQTSAPSPVPVWWEITTRGQSDVDTDYLRLTVEPGTDTSAGLTRAGTLRLRLPDERHLWAPSNDVGINPRAGVGDAPPRLDDAERAARLIAWLRLRPQPGANVEHLALTWLTLNAAEIDQRQTITAQVLGSATGAADQSYALPLGSVDAATLAIQVEEPGRGYQDWQRVDDLAAISADPNVAREARAFELDAEAGRLRFGDGLRGRVPEAGMRVRLASGRFGGGRAGNLPPQSLAKLEARRIDGQPAPAIKVLQPLALSGGEDAETLDLAERRIPALLRHRDRAVTEEDFRRLSFETPAVDVGRVDVLPRFKPSDRRFNMPGVVSVMALPAVQFGSTPHPRPDRPFIERVHAHLSARTPLATELYVIGCDYVPLGLSVAVTLRDGFARDQVLLDIKQALTRFLWPLAPGGLDQAGWALGRAVRSRELEVEVSRVAGVDELRGLALFGQRDPAQGDTTWQRLPVIAADGAQMLTLQPWQLPELLAVVAVEGPNAPADLRALPNPYADPTAIAVPVVPEVC, from the coding sequence ATGCCCATCCGACCGCCCTCACTCGACGACCGCCGTTTCGACGACCTGGTCGACGACCTGATCGCACGCATCCCCGCGCACACGCCGGAGTGGACGAACCCGCGCCTGGGCGACCCGGGGCGCACGCTGATCGAGCTGTTCGCCTGGCTGGGCGACGCGCTGCTGTACCGCGCCAACCTGATCCCCGAGCGCCAGCGGCTGGTGTTTTTGCAGCTGCTCGGCATGGGGCTGAAGCCGGCGCTGCCCGCGCGCGGCATCGTCGGGCTGGCGTTCGCGCAGGAGAAGGAACTGGGCGCGCATATCCTCGCGCCGTTCGGCCGCATCAAGGCCACGCCGGCGTTCGAGACACTGGCCGAAATCACCGTGCTGCCGATCAGCGGCGAGGCCTACGTCAAGCGCCGCCTGCCTTCGGCCGAACTGGCGCGGCGCAGCGATTTGCTGCACGGCCTCGTACGCATCCACCAGCTGAGCGCCGCGCCCAAGGCCTACACGACCACGCAGGTCTACGCCGACGGCCGCGCCGCTGCAGAGGGCGTCGACGTGTTCGGCCAGAGCGCCGACCGCGCGCTGTGGATCGCGCTGCTGGCGCCGCCGGCCGGCAATCCCGAGGATCAGCCCGCCACCAACGAGGCGGTCAAATCGGCCATCGGCGGCGGCGACAGCGGCCTGCCCGCGCTGCTGTCGGTCGGCGTGGTGCCGGCCATCAAGCCGCTGCAACCCTTCGAGCAGACCAGCGCGCCGAGCCCCGTGCCGGTGTGGTGGGAGATCACCACGCGCGGGCAAAGCGACGTCGACACCGATTACCTGCGCCTGACCGTCGAACCCGGCACCGACACCAGCGCCGGCCTGACCCGCGCCGGCACGCTGCGGCTGCGTTTGCCCGACGAGCGCCACCTGTGGGCGCCATCGAACGACGTCGGCATCAACCCGCGTGCCGGTGTCGGCGATGCACCGCCGCGGCTCGACGACGCGGAGCGCGCCGCCCGCCTGATCGCCTGGCTGCGCCTGCGCCCGCAACCGGGCGCCAACGTCGAACACCTGGCGCTGACCTGGCTGACGCTCAACGCCGCCGAGATCGACCAGCGCCAGACGATCACCGCGCAGGTACTCGGCAGCGCGACCGGCGCGGCCGACCAGAGCTACGCGCTGCCGCTCGGTTCGGTCGATGCGGCGACGCTGGCGATCCAGGTCGAGGAGCCCGGCCGCGGTTACCAGGATTGGCAACGTGTCGACGACCTCGCCGCCATCAGCGCCGACCCCAACGTGGCGCGCGAGGCCCGTGCCTTCGAGCTCGACGCCGAAGCCGGCCGACTGCGTTTCGGCGACGGCCTGCGCGGGCGCGTGCCCGAGGCCGGCATGCGGGTGCGGCTGGCGAGCGGGCGTTTCGGCGGCGGCCGTGCCGGCAACCTGCCGCCGCAGAGCCTGGCCAAGCTCGAAGCGCGCCGCATCGACGGCCAGCCCGCGCCGGCGATCAAGGTGCTGCAGCCGCTGGCCTTGTCGGGCGGCGAGGATGCCGAAACGCTCGATCTGGCCGAGCGCCGCATCCCCGCGCTGCTGCGCCATCGCGACCGCGCCGTCACCGAAGAGGACTTCCGCCGCCTGAGTTTCGAGACACCCGCGGTCGACGTCGGCCGGGTCGACGTGCTGCCGCGTTTCAAGCCGAGCGATCGGCGTTTCAACATGCCGGGTGTGGTCAGCGTGATGGCGCTGCCGGCGGTTCAATTCGGCAGCACGCCGCACCCGCGGCCCGACCGGCCTTTCATCGAGCGCGTGCACGCGCACCTGTCGGCGCGCACGCCGCTGGCCACCGAGCTGTACGTGATCGGCTGCGACTACGTGCCGCTGGGGCTCAGCGTGGCGGTGACGCTGCGCGACGGTTTTGCGCGCGACCAGGTGCTGCTCGACATCAAGCAGGCGCTGACCCGCTTCCTCTGGCCGCTGGCGCCGGGCGGGCTGGACCAGGCCGGCTGGGCGCTCGGCCGCGCGGTGCGCAGCCGCGAGCTGGAGGTCGAGGTGTCGCGCGTGGCGGGGGTCGACGAGCTGCGTGGCCTGGCGCTGTTTGGCCAGCGTGACCCGGCCCAGGGCGACACCACCTGGCAGCGCCTGCCGGTGATCGCCGCCGATGGCGCGCAGATGCTGACGCTGCAGCCCTGGCAGCTGCCCGAACTGCTGGCAGTGGTGGCGGTCGAAGGCCCGAACGCGCCGGCCGAC